A region from the Vibrio navarrensis genome encodes:
- a CDS encoding efflux RND transporter periplasmic adaptor subunit — translation MLHKSVRWLVPVALLGSSYLGYQAIAAHGPEVEEKKVESKQPTVEVAGLFPTNHRVLITSHGELVPFEVTRLSAQVSGEVTSWHANFVSGGIVKRGEVLFIIESDNYEAAVLQAEAALASAQATLIEERAKAKVAEKQASKLSDKQVSDLYLRKPQLLSAEAQVKSAQAALKRAKRDLQNCKVIAPYDALVVSRNLGVGQFISAGSEVAVLNNIEAGEIHLPIAGFDSAFLPEKLSDLNALVTLDGIQKTQREGKVVRDQGLIDSATRMTNVVVRISDPYGINNKQPAIKFGSYVEVNFAGKELKHIYRLPQELVNNRTVWVVNENNELQPRTVNVLRAEGEFMLIAEGIEQSDQLVLTVPEYPQKGMTVKLLSAEANSNDKQG, via the coding sequence ATGTTACACAAATCCGTTCGTTGGCTAGTCCCAGTCGCTCTGCTGGGTAGCTCCTATCTTGGTTATCAGGCTATCGCGGCACATGGGCCGGAAGTTGAAGAGAAAAAAGTCGAGTCAAAGCAACCGACGGTTGAAGTCGCCGGTCTGTTTCCCACCAATCATCGCGTGCTCATTACCAGCCATGGAGAGTTAGTGCCGTTTGAAGTTACCCGTCTCTCGGCACAAGTGTCGGGTGAGGTGACCTCGTGGCATGCGAACTTTGTCAGCGGTGGCATCGTCAAGCGGGGCGAAGTGCTGTTCATCATCGAAAGTGACAACTACGAAGCCGCCGTGTTGCAAGCCGAAGCAGCACTGGCTAGCGCACAGGCCACGCTGATTGAAGAGCGAGCCAAAGCGAAAGTTGCAGAGAAGCAAGCAAGTAAACTGAGTGACAAGCAAGTTTCCGACCTCTACTTGCGCAAACCGCAACTGCTCAGTGCTGAAGCGCAGGTGAAATCCGCGCAGGCGGCACTAAAACGCGCCAAGCGCGATCTGCAAAACTGCAAAGTGATTGCGCCATACGACGCGTTAGTCGTGTCACGTAACTTAGGTGTCGGCCAGTTTATTTCGGCGGGCAGTGAGGTCGCGGTACTTAACAATATCGAAGCTGGCGAAATCCACTTACCGATTGCGGGGTTCGACAGTGCCTTTTTGCCGGAGAAGCTCTCTGATCTAAACGCTTTGGTGACGTTGGATGGTATTCAAAAAACGCAGCGCGAAGGCAAGGTAGTGCGCGATCAAGGTTTGATCGATTCAGCTACGCGGATGACCAATGTGGTGGTGCGCATTAGCGATCCCTACGGGATTAACAATAAGCAGCCAGCGATCAAATTTGGCTCTTACGTTGAAGTGAACTTTGCTGGTAAAGAGCTCAAGCATATTTACCGCTTGCCTCAAGAGTTGGTCAACAACCGAACGGTTTGGGTGGTTAATGAAAACAATGAGCTGCAACCAAGAACAGTCAATGTATTGCGCGCTGAAGGGGAGTTCATGCTCATCGCCGAAGGCATTGAACAGAGTGACCAACTGGTGTTGACTGTGCCTGAATATCCGCAAAAAGGCATGACGGTAAAGTTATTGTCCGCTGAGGCCAACAGCAACGACAAGCAAGGTTAA
- a CDS encoding NUDIX hydrolase has product MQVHPCVSFILLKDNQILLEKRAKEKACDPNMVAIPGGHMEAGESQIETLEREITEELGVAVTQADYLCSLYHPTSELQLLHYYVVRGWQGELSCHEAESVFWSPLHNQAADTVADKTALKELIRLQQHGLFQ; this is encoded by the coding sequence ATGCAAGTTCACCCATGCGTATCCTTTATCCTTTTGAAAGATAATCAAATTTTGCTTGAGAAACGCGCCAAAGAGAAAGCTTGCGATCCAAACATGGTTGCCATTCCCGGCGGACATATGGAAGCGGGCGAAAGCCAAATCGAGACACTTGAGCGTGAAATCACCGAAGAGCTGGGCGTCGCGGTTACGCAAGCCGATTATCTCTGCAGCCTCTACCATCCGACCTCTGAGCTGCAACTGCTGCATTACTATGTGGTGCGCGGCTGGCAAGGAGAGCTGAGCTGCCATGAGGCCGAATCGGTATTTTGGAGCCCTCTGCATAACCAAGCCGCCGACACCGTAGCTGACAAGACCGCGCTGAAAGAGTTAATCCGCTTGCAGCAACATGGACTATTTCAATAA
- a CDS encoding mechanosensitive ion channel family protein, with protein sequence MQIFDLNVSESLIHKVILAVVMYLIYRLFKHLMGKTIVALANTKQAHASRTAFILRSVNIALLFVFASLYLIATGVGYGDVSLFLSSIFAVLGVALVAQWSILSNITASFLIFFVFPYRVGDLIKVVEKDEDVRGKIIDITMFHVLIQHESGTVITYPNNLILQKGVLKLSEAPAKAKSKSRLYTRIGK encoded by the coding sequence ATGCAGATATTTGACCTCAACGTCTCAGAATCCCTGATACATAAAGTGATATTGGCCGTGGTGATGTATCTCATCTATCGCCTGTTCAAGCACCTGATGGGCAAAACGATTGTCGCGCTCGCCAACACCAAACAGGCGCATGCTTCACGCACCGCATTCATTCTGCGCAGCGTCAATATCGCCTTGCTGTTCGTTTTTGCCTCGCTGTATCTTATCGCCACCGGCGTCGGATATGGCGATGTGTCGCTGTTTCTCTCTTCAATTTTCGCCGTGCTTGGCGTGGCCTTGGTGGCGCAGTGGTCGATCCTCAGCAACATCACCGCCAGTTTTCTGATCTTTTTCGTTTTTCCTTATCGCGTTGGCGATTTGATTAAAGTGGTGGAAAAAGATGAAGATGTGCGGGGCAAAATCATTGATATCACCATGTTCCATGTGTTGATCCAGCATGAATCGGGCACCGTCATCACCTACCCGAATAACCTGATTTTACAAAAAGGGGTGCTCAAATTGTCTGAGGCGCCTGCCAAAGCCAAAAGCAAATCCCGTCTCTATACTCGTATTGGTAAATAG
- a CDS encoding cryptochrome/photolyase family protein: MKFDTLRLILGDQLNREHSWFQQPNENTLYVMAELAQETGYVKHHVQKICAFFAAMRAFAQELRQAGHHVCYFTLDESAAYAELPALLHALCDSHSIRHFEYQQPDEYRLHQQLAALALPVESIHCVDSEHFLLPFSDISSHFKPGQHRLMEHFYRQMRKQSDILLDTEGKPEGGKWNYDSKNRRKLSAKDIAELPKPLEFRNDVRPILSLLEKHQVDHFGQADAWLLWPINRAQSLTLLAHFCQVCLPRFGHFQDAMTGEHESQWSLYHSRLSFAINSKILSPREVIDAAIRTYHQAKGAIDIAQIEGFVRQILGWREYVRGVYWSNMPHYATLNYWQASRPLPSYFWTGKTKMRCLQHALTQSLQYAYAHHIQRLMVIGNFALLSQCHPDEVDAWYLGVYIDALEWVEMPNTRGMALFADGGIVGTKPYTASGAYIDKMSDYCKKCHYQVKQRSGPGSCPFNSLYWHFVHQHDALFSQHPRLGMVYRNWLTKPEHEQQAILETAKHYLIHLESL, encoded by the coding sequence ATGAAATTTGACACGCTACGCCTGATTTTGGGTGATCAACTCAATCGAGAACACTCCTGGTTTCAGCAGCCCAATGAAAACACTTTATACGTGATGGCTGAGCTTGCTCAGGAAACGGGCTACGTGAAGCATCACGTGCAAAAAATCTGCGCCTTTTTCGCGGCGATGCGCGCCTTCGCGCAAGAGCTGCGACAGGCTGGCCACCACGTCTGCTATTTCACTCTTGATGAATCGGCGGCTTACGCCGAACTGCCTGCGCTCTTACATGCTCTTTGTGATTCGCACTCCATTCGCCATTTTGAATATCAGCAGCCAGACGAGTACCGCCTGCATCAACAGCTCGCTGCATTAGCTTTGCCGGTAGAGAGCATTCACTGCGTCGATAGCGAACACTTTTTGCTGCCGTTTAGCGATATTTCAAGCCATTTTAAGCCCGGTCAACATCGACTGATGGAGCATTTCTATCGTCAGATGCGCAAGCAAAGCGACATTTTGCTCGATACGGAGGGAAAGCCCGAAGGCGGAAAATGGAATTACGACAGCAAAAATCGCCGTAAACTAAGCGCCAAAGACATTGCTGAGCTGCCCAAACCGCTTGAGTTTCGCAACGACGTTCGGCCGATTTTATCGCTGCTCGAAAAACATCAGGTCGACCATTTTGGCCAAGCCGACGCGTGGCTGCTCTGGCCAATCAACCGCGCCCAGTCGCTCACCTTGCTGGCCCATTTTTGCCAAGTCTGTCTGCCAAGATTCGGCCATTTTCAGGATGCGATGACGGGCGAGCATGAGAGCCAGTGGAGCCTTTACCACAGTCGACTCTCCTTTGCCATCAACAGCAAAATACTCTCGCCCCGAGAGGTGATTGACGCGGCCATTCGCACTTATCATCAAGCTAAAGGGGCCATCGACATCGCGCAGATTGAAGGCTTTGTTCGCCAGATCCTTGGCTGGCGCGAGTACGTGCGCGGGGTTTACTGGAGCAATATGCCGCACTACGCGACGCTCAATTACTGGCAAGCTTCACGCCCGCTACCGAGTTATTTCTGGACAGGCAAAACCAAAATGCGCTGCCTGCAACACGCACTGACGCAATCGCTGCAATACGCCTACGCGCACCATATTCAACGCTTGATGGTGATTGGCAATTTTGCGCTGCTTAGCCAATGCCATCCCGATGAAGTGGATGCGTGGTATCTCGGCGTCTACATCGACGCATTAGAGTGGGTAGAAATGCCCAATACCCGCGGCATGGCGCTGTTTGCCGATGGCGGGATTGTCGGTACTAAGCCCTACACTGCTAGCGGCGCATACATCGACAAGATGAGTGACTATTGCAAAAAGTGCCACTATCAGGTGAAACAGCGCAGCGGCCCCGGTTCTTGCCCATTCAACAGCCTCTATTGGCACTTCGTTCACCAACATGATGCACTGTTTAGCCAGCACCCTCGCCTTGGCATGGTGTATCGTAACTGGTTAACCAAGCCCGAACATGAACAGCAAGCAATACTGGAAACGGCTAAGCACTATTTGATCCATCTAGAGAGCTTGTAG
- the soxR gene encoding redox-sensitive transcriptional activator SoxR, with amino-acid sequence MEMSVGDVAKRAGVKVSALHFYEQKGLISSWRNAGNQRRYHRSVLRRIAVIKAAQQVGLSLEEIAEALAELPKHQAPTKQQWEVMATSWHDKLELRIAQLKALQQELGGCIGCGCLSLESCNLRNPKDEKAAQHCGESLLTNPKDEDFQ; translated from the coding sequence ATGGAAATGAGTGTCGGCGACGTGGCAAAACGTGCCGGAGTCAAAGTCTCTGCATTGCATTTTTATGAGCAAAAAGGGTTGATCAGCAGTTGGCGCAATGCGGGCAATCAGCGCCGATATCATCGCAGTGTTTTACGCCGCATCGCAGTGATTAAAGCGGCGCAGCAGGTGGGTTTATCGCTGGAAGAAATCGCTGAAGCGCTGGCTGAGTTGCCCAAACACCAAGCGCCAACCAAGCAGCAGTGGGAAGTGATGGCAACCAGTTGGCATGACAAGTTAGAACTGCGCATCGCCCAGTTGAAAGCTCTGCAACAGGAACTCGGTGGGTGTATTGGCTGCGGCTGCCTATCGTTGGAAAGCTGCAATTTACGCAATCCGAAAGATGAAAAAGCAGCCCAGCATTGCGGAGAAAGCCTACTGACCAATCCGAAAGATGAAGATTTTCAGTAA
- a CDS encoding MFS transporter gives MNLRTGTQNRTLPYLSGRFFDGISSGLFMMALPWIMLQTPDMGSFVAMTALACTAISFVLTPFFSTLVDRHSRKQILVFNQVLQASTAALVALAYLFDLGSHLLLALAQLIFWVSSNLAWSTNNAFTQENYDAHEYAAISGQQEVVMQGTTLGAGALGVVLLEYWGVVEFALFAAIASALATLSYCFTPYRRQLRLHQPSRFWTQMAESKTIFSASPRFYAIILLSCLSYPVLTFLSKLVPIWFAEQQISGDWFAGYNIAFGLGSLITGLLVSRILALTSPLSIIQYSLGAAALALVGMSFSASPAFILLFTAGFGFFNASNRIARINWMHHTIPIEQRGRVDGGIGMFSTLVQSLSYVLIAMLNHYQSTQSGFAIAALVLAVATLVIWLLRRNAHAMLITNAPERSVI, from the coding sequence ATGAACTTGAGAACTGGAACGCAAAACCGCACCTTGCCTTACTTATCCGGACGTTTTTTTGATGGGATCTCTTCCGGTCTTTTTATGATGGCACTGCCGTGGATCATGCTGCAAACGCCCGATATGGGCTCCTTTGTGGCGATGACGGCACTGGCCTGTACCGCCATCTCCTTTGTACTCACCCCGTTTTTTTCCACTCTGGTTGACCGCCACTCGCGCAAGCAGATCCTAGTGTTCAATCAGGTGCTTCAAGCCAGCACTGCCGCTTTGGTTGCGCTCGCGTACCTGTTCGATTTGGGCTCTCACCTGCTACTCGCCCTCGCGCAATTGATCTTCTGGGTTTCGAGCAACCTCGCGTGGAGCACCAACAACGCTTTTACCCAAGAAAACTACGACGCCCACGAATACGCGGCCATTTCAGGCCAACAAGAAGTGGTGATGCAGGGCACCACGTTAGGCGCAGGGGCGCTTGGTGTCGTGTTACTGGAATACTGGGGAGTGGTGGAATTTGCACTGTTTGCGGCCATCGCTTCGGCGCTTGCCACGCTCAGTTATTGCTTCACGCCTTACCGACGTCAATTACGTTTGCATCAACCAAGTCGGTTTTGGACACAAATGGCTGAGAGTAAAACCATTTTCTCGGCCAGCCCACGCTTTTACGCCATCATTTTGCTCTCGTGCCTCTCGTATCCGGTGCTGACGTTTCTTAGCAAACTCGTACCGATTTGGTTTGCTGAACAACAGATCTCCGGTGACTGGTTTGCAGGATACAACATCGCTTTTGGCTTAGGCTCCCTTATTACGGGCTTGTTGGTCAGCCGCATTTTGGCTTTAACCAGCCCGTTGTCCATCATCCAATATTCACTTGGCGCTGCCGCTTTAGCGCTGGTTGGGATGAGTTTTTCCGCTTCACCCGCATTCATTCTGCTCTTTACAGCTGGTTTTGGTTTCTTCAATGCGTCAAACCGAATCGCTCGTATCAATTGGATGCACCACACCATCCCAATTGAGCAGCGCGGTCGGGTGGATGGGGGTATAGGCATGTTCTCCACCTTAGTGCAAAGTTTGAGTTACGTGTTGATTGCCATGCTCAACCACTATCAATCGACCCAAAGCGGCTTTGCCATTGCGGCCTTGGTACTAGCGGTGGCAACACTGGTGATTTGGCTGCTGCGCCGAAACGCTCACGCCATGTTGATAACCAACGCACCGGAACGCTCCGTCATTTAG